In one window of Plasmodium cynomolgi strain B DNA, chromosome 13, whole genome shotgun sequence DNA:
- a CDS encoding 41-2 protein antigen precursor (putative) produces YCLWKSKRGYRIEDSLHEMGLRVGYKLNEYLPHKNKTKRCVSIISILTFLSKHLWKYLFQHSSDLLKSQDSIYEYMLCDKNILLNRFISVPKDYGNINCASFAAGIVEGMLCSSEFQAEVTAHTVYEDDKNFNTTIFIKFYPEVVDRERSH; encoded by the coding sequence TACTGCTTATGGAAAAGTAAGCGAGGATACCGAATTGAAGACTCCCTACATGAGATGGGATTGAGAGTTGGTTATAAGCTAAACGAATACCTAccacacaaaaataaaacgaagaGATGTGTAAGTATTATAAGCATTTTGACTTTCCTGTCTAAGCACTtgtggaaatatttatttcaacaCTCCTCAGATTTACTTAAATCACAAGATAGCATATATGAGTATATGCTTTGcgacaaaaatattttattaaacaGATTTATTAGCGTACCGAAGGATTATGGAAATATAAACTGCGCTTCTTTTGCAGCTGGCATTGTGGAGGGGATGCTGTGCAGCTCTGAGTTTCAGGCAGAGGTAACGGCACATACGGTGTATGAGGATGACAAGAATTTTAACaccaccatttttataaagttTTATCCGGAGGTTGTGGACAGGGAGAGGAGTCACTGA